CCCCGTCATTGACGACTGCGCTGGCTGTCCAATCGCTCCGGCCCCAAATCTATTATCAGCGATGCGCGTTGGGTCACTGACTGATTGCCAACCGTTGTTGTTACCGAAATTGTTATTGCCGACGTTTGCGCTCGGATAGTTGTCTGAGGGGCGATTGGCGGCAGTGCGACTCGATTGATTGCTTAACGCCTCCCGCGCGGTCTCCGTGTAACGTCCGGAATTGTTCTGAAGATTCGTCTGGTTTCCGAATCCGCCCGAATTGGCGAGGCTATTTCCGCGCTGCGCGGTCGTCGCAGCATTCTGTGGAGGTGGAGAACTCCAGTTCGGTAACCCGGACATAGCTGTTGAGTTCGAGTTGTTTGTCGAGCCATAATTGTTGGCTGGCCCTGGGTTACCGCTGCGGGCGGATTCTAAAAATGCACTTCCAAGTGGCGTTGTAGCTGGCGAATTGTTATTTGGTGCAGCATTGGTACGCGCCGGATAGGACTGCGGATACTCCGGCAAAGCGGGTTGACTGTTGCCTGATTGTGCTTGGCTATAGCCTTGCTGGTTGTTATTGGTGGCATTGACATTCACCACCGGCGCGTCGGGTTCTAAATTCTGAAACCGTCCTGGCGGTAAGCCGGCAGTCATTGGAATCATGCGCTCGATCTCCTGAAGACTAGGAGTTCTCGGCAGAATCTGTGTCCCAATACTGACCACCACTCGCTGAATACGGCCCGCCAACTGCTTGGGAATCTCGCTGGTAAACTCCTTTTGGTCCGTCGTGCGATTCATAAACGGCAACATGTCGGGGGCGATTTGAACCAAGTATTCGAGTTCATTTTGATTGTTCAGCTGCCAGCCGTACTTGGTTACATCGCCGCTGCCAGCGTCTACGGTAGCAGAACCTAACGGCGTGGTACCTGCTGAAGGTACACCCGGTGGGCCCGACGGAAATGGGGCGAGCTGAGTCTGAGCCAACAGCGACAACGAAAATAAGAAACTGAGTCCATTCATGTGAATATCCCATCGTGGGCCAGTGGATCGACGCGCGGATGTTCTGGGCCATCGGCACGCCGGCGAACAATGGAACCTTGCAACTGCATGATTGCTCCATTGGGTCCATTAGTTAGAGTACATCATTAAGGCAAAAGATGTAAAGAGAGAAAACTGGACTAGTAATCCGTTTGCTAGCGAGCGCATAGCGTAATATAGACTGAGGCTGGCTCCCGAACGACACGAATACCGACGGGCAGACGCGATTTGGGGGGCTGGAGAGCCCAGGCAAACCTTACTACGTTCTCGTTGTCGGAATTGCCGGGGAAGTGCCGGTCGTAGACGTTTTGTGATCTGGAACTTAGCAAACGAGGATTCTCACTAAAGTAATTACCCCGCTGGAATCGAATACTATCTGCGGACAGTTTGTTCTGCAAAGTCCCAACGGATCGAATGATGCGGCGGGCGCGCGGGAGAGCTGGTTCAGTTAGGGGGGAATCTAACTGAGCTATCCGATTGGAGAGGTAACTTTCCAGTCACTCGATGATAGCTGGCCACCCGGCGATTCCAAATCGCCGCTGGTAGGTGCGTGGATTCCGTGGGCACTGCCGACACAGTGCTCCGCTCCTAGTTGTTTCCAGACGCTTCAGAGCGCTGACGCATCAATAGCATGATCGCTCGGGGGTGTGGTCATGACCGGTCGCATCCGTGGACAAGGGATCGCGGGGGCATGCTGGCCGAAACAATTGAATCGGTGATGCTTTCATGGGAACGCTGAGCCTGTGGGTATCGCAGCCAATTCAAACAACTAGCCCTGACCCAAGTGTTTGCAGGTCGGTCATCAACGGATTGATGGCCAGGTGACAGAGCCTCTCTGTCTCAAACTTGCAGACAGGGGCGTTCACGGCCGCTGAAGATCGCCTGCGATTTTTGACGGCTTCCAAAATCACGTAAGGAAAACGGAGATCCTGTATATGAAGGTGTTCACCACTGGACAGGTCGCCAAGATCTGCAAAGTGGCTCCGAGAACCGTTAGTAAATGGTTTGACTCGGGCCGCTTGAAGGGATATCGCATCCCTGGATCGCAAGACCGTCGTATCCCGCGAGAATACCTCATCAAATTTCTCAAAGAGCATGGCATGCCTTTGGGCGATCTTGAAGATGAGGCAATGGCTAAGGTCCTGATCGTGGCCCAAGACCCTGTCTTGATCGAGAACCTCAAGCGCGAACTGCCGCCTGAGAAATCGTTCAAAGTAGGCACTGCCGCCAGCGGTTTCGAGGCCGGTATTCAGGCAGAAAGCTTCCACCCGGATTGCATGATCGTCGACTTCTCGATCGGCAAGGTTGAAGCGTTGCAAATCTGCCAGAATCTGCGCAAGAACAACGACTTCACCGAAATCGTTCTGATTGCGTTGCTGCCCGACGATGGCCAAACGTTTAGTTTTGATCGTTCGGCAATCAATGAAACGTTCAAGAAACCTTTCGACGCTCGGCTTCTGGCCGAAAGGTTGCGAACGCTCATTGGCGGCAAGAAAGAGTTGGTCTAACGGACTTCGTTACGGCTCAGTTGCCTCAACCGGCCCCGCGATCACTCGGCTAAACCCCAAATTTTACCTAACACGACGCACGATCAGCCTGCTAGCCTTCCGCTAGCGGGCTTTTCTGCTTTCGTGGGGCCACGAAGCCCGGAGTTGGAAATCCGATTCAGACGTGCCACGATCTCGGCGACGGTGGCTACCTGGCCGTCAGGGATTCTGCCAGCCAACTCGACGGGCTATAATTCTAGGCATGTTCCGCACGCTGAGCGGAATGTTATTGCCAAACTTCCGCTGGCCCCAAGTCGCATATTCTAAAAACAACCATGAC
The genomic region above belongs to Pirellulaceae bacterium and contains:
- a CDS encoding response regulator, translated to MKVFTTGQVAKICKVAPRTVSKWFDSGRLKGYRIPGSQDRRIPREYLIKFLKEHGMPLGDLEDEAMAKVLIVAQDPVLIENLKRELPPEKSFKVGTAASGFEAGIQAESFHPDCMIVDFSIGKVEALQICQNLRKNNDFTEIVLIALLPDDGQTFSFDRSAINETFKKPFDARLLAERLRTLIGGKKELV